A window from Saccharomyces eubayanus strain FM1318 chromosome XIV, whole genome shotgun sequence encodes these proteins:
- the ACC1 gene encoding acetyl-CoA carboxylase ACC1, with the protein MSEESLFESSPQKMEYETTNYSERHTKLPDHFIGLNTVDKLEESPLRDFVNSHGGHTVISKILIANNGIAAVKEIRSIRKWSYETFGDDRTVQFVAMATPEDLEANAEYIRMADQYIEVPGGTNNNNYANVDLIVDIAERADVDAVWAGWGHASENPLLPEKLARSKRKVIFIGPPGNAMRSLGDKISSTIVAQSAKVPCIPWSGTGVDTVHLDEKTGLVSVDDDIYQKGCCTSPEDGLVKAKRIGFPVMIKASEGGGGKGIRQVERAEDFATLYQQASNEIPGSPIFIMKLAGRARHLEVQLLADQYGTNISLFGRDCSVQRRHQKIIEEAPVTIAKAETFHEMEKAAVRLGKLVGYVSAGTVEYLYSHDDGKFYFLELNPRLQVEHPTTEMVSGVNLPAAQLQIAMGIPMHRISDIRTLYGMNPHSASEIDFEFKTQDATKKQRRPIPKGHCTACRITSEDPNDGFKPSGGTLHELNFRSSSNVWGYFSVGNNGNIHSFSDSQFGHIFAFGENRQASRKHMVVALKELSIRGDFRTTVEYLIKLLETEDFEDNTITTGWLDDLITHKMTAEKPDPTLAVICGAATKAFLASEEARHKYIDSLQKGQVLSKDLLQTMFPVDFIHEGKRYKFTVAKSGNDRYTLFVNGSKCDIILRQLSDGGLLIAIGGKSHTIYWKEEVAATRLSVDSMTTLLEVENDPTQLRTPSPGKLVKFSVENGEHIIKGQPYAEIEVMKMQMPLVSQENGIVQLLKQPGSTIVAGDIMAILTLDDPSKVKHALPFEGMLPDFGSPVIEGTKPAYKFKSLVSTLENILKGYDNQVIMNASLQQLIEVLRNPKLPYSEWKLHVSALHSRLPAKLDEQMEELVSRSLRRAAVFPARQLGKLIDTAVKNPEYNPDKLLGPVVEPLTDIAQKYSNGLEAHEHSIFVHFLDEYYQVEVLFNGPNVREENIILKLRDENSKDLDKVALTVLSHSKVSAKNNLILAILKHYQPLCKLSSKVSSIFSTPLQHIVELESKATAKVALQAREILIQGALPSVKERTEQIEHILKSSVVKVAYGSSNPKRSEPDMNILKDLIDSNYVVFDVLLQFLTHQDPVVTAAAAQVYIRRAYRAYTIGEIRVHEGVTVPIVEWKFQLPSAAFSTFPTVKSKMGXNRAVSVSDLSYVANSQSSPLREGILMAVDHLDDVDEILPQSLEVIPRHQLSSSGPAPDRSGSSASLSNVANVCVGSTEGFESEEDILLRLREILDLNKQELINAAIRRITFMFGFKDGSYPKYYTFNGPNYSENETIRHIEPALAFQLELGRLSNFNIKPIFTDNRNIHVYEAVSKTSPLDKRFFTRGIIRTGHIRDDISIPEYLTSEANRLMSDILDNLEVTDTSNSDLNHIFINFIAVFDISPEDVEAAFGGFLERFGKRLLRLRVSSAEIRIIIKDPQTGAPVPLRALINNVSGYVIKTEMYTEVKNAKGEWVFKSLGKPGSMHLRPIATPYAVKEWLQPKRYKAHLMGTTYVYDFPELFRQASSSQWKNFSAETKLADDFFTSNELIEDENGELTEVEREPGANAIGMVAFKITVKTPEYPRGRQFVIVANDITFKIGSFGPQEDEFFNKVTEYARKRGIPRIYLAANSGARIGMAEEIVPLFQVAWNDVDHPENGFQYLYLTSEGMEALKKFDKENSVLTERTVTNGEERFVIKTIIGAEDGLGVECLRGSGLIAGATSRAYHDIFTITLVTCRSVGIGAYLVRLGQRAIQVEGQPIILTGAPAINKMLGREVYTSNLQLGGTQIMYNNGVSHLTAVDDLAGVEKIVEWISYIPAKRNMPVPILETKDTWDRPVDFTPMPGESYDVRWMIEGRETENGFEYGLFDKGSFFETLSGWARGVVVGRARLGGIPLGVIGVETRTVENLVPADPANPNSAETLIQEPGQVWHPNSAFKTAQAINDFNHGEQLPMMILANWRGFSGGQRDMFNEVLKYGSFIVDALVDYKQPIIIYIPPTGELRGGSWVVVDPTINADQMEMYADVNSRAGVLEPQGMVGIKYRREKLLDTMNRLDDKYRELRSKLTDKSLTPELHQQISKQLADRERELLPIYGQISIQFADLHDRSSRMVAKGVISKELQWTEARRFFFWRLRRRLNEEYLIKRLSNEMNEASRLEKIARIRSWYPASVDHDNDRQVATWIEENYKTLDDKLKSLKLETFAQDLAKKIRNDHDNAIDGLSEVIKMLSTDDKEKLLKNMK; encoded by the coding sequence ATGAGCGAAGAAAGCTTATTCGAGTCGTCTCCACAGAAGATGGAGTACGAAACTACAAACTACTCGGAAAGACACACAAAACTCCCCGACCACTTCATCGGTCTCAATACAGTAGATAAACTAGAGGAGTCGCCGCTAAGGGACTTTGTCAACAGCCACGGTGGCCACACGGTCATCTCCAAGATCCTGATAGCAAATAACGGTATTGCCGCCGTGAAGGAGATCAGGTCGATCAGAAAGTGGTCGTACGAGACGTTCGGCGATGACAGGACTGTCCAGTTCGTCGCCATGGCCACCCCAGAAGATCTGGAGGCCAACGCGGAGTACATCCGTATGGCCGACCAGTACATCGAGGTGCCCGGTGGCACGAATAACAACAACTACGCCAACGTAGACTTGATCGTAGACATTGCCGAGAGAGCAGACGTAGATGCCGTGTGGGCCGGCTGGGGCCATGCCTCCGAGAACCCGCTGTTGCCCGAGAAGTTGGCCCGCTCCAAGAGGAAagtcatcttcattgggCCTCCAGGCAATGCCATGAGGTCGCTTGGTGACAAGATCTCCTCGACCATTGTCGCTCAAAGCGCCAAAGTGCCATGTATCCCATGGTCCGGTACCGGTGTAGACACTGTCCATTTGGACGAGAAAACCGGTCTGGTTTCTGTCGACGACGACATCTACCAGAAGGGTTGCTGTACCTCCCCAGAGGACGGTCTGGTAAAGGCCAAGCGCATCGGGTTCCCCGTCATGATCAAGGCCTCCGaaggtggtggtggtaaaGGTATTAGACAAGTCGAGCGCGCAGAAGACTTCGCCACACTATACCAGCAAGCGTCAAACGAAATTCCAGGCTCCCCCATCTTCATCATGAAGTTGGCTGGCAGAGCCCGCCATTTGGAAGTCCAACTGTTGGCGGATCAGTACGGTACCAACATCTCCTTGTTCGGTAGAGATTGTTCCGTGCAAAGACGTCACCAAAAAATTATCGAAGAAGCCCCAGTGACCATTGCCAAGGCGGAAACATTCCACGAAATGGAAAAGGCCGCTGTCAGACTGGGTAAACTGGTCGGGTATGTCTCTGCCGGTACTGTGGAATACCTGTACTCTCACGATGACGGGAAATTCTACTTTTTGGAACTGAACCCAAGACTACAAGTCGAGCATCCAACCACGGAAATGGTCTCCGGCGTTAACTTACCTGCAGCCCAATTACAAATCGCTATGGGTATCCCTATGCATAGAATAAGTGACATCAGAACCTTGTACGGCATGAACCCGCATTCTGCCTCGGAAATCGATTTCGAGTTCAAGACCCAAGATGCCaccaagaaacaaagaagaccCATCCCCAAGGGCCATTGTACCGCTTGTCGTATCACATCAGAAGATCCAAACGATGGGTTCAAGCCATCCGGTGGTACTTTGCATGAATTGAACTTCCGTTCTTCTTCCAACGTCTGGGGGTATTTCTCCGTGGGTAATAATGGTAATATTCATTCCTTTTCCGATTCTCAGTTCGGTCATATCTTTGCCTTTGGTGAAAACAGACAGGCTTCCAGAAAACACATGGTGGTTGCCCTAAAGGAGCTATCCATTAGAGGTGACTTCAGAACCACTGTGGAATACTTGATCAAGCTTTTGGAAACCGAAGACTTCGAAGACAACACAATCACCACCGGTTGGTTGGACGATTTGATCACCCACAAGATGACCGCTGAAAAGCCAGACCCCACTCTGGCCGTCATTTGCGGTGCCGCTACTAAGGCCTTCTTAGCATCTGAAGAAGCTCGTCACAAGTACATCGACTCCTTACAAAAGGGTCAAGTCTTGTCCAAGGACCTTCTGCAGACCATGTTCCCCGTGGATTTCATTCACGAGGGCAAAAGGTACAAGTTCACCGTCGCCAAGTCCGGTAACGACCGTTACACTTTATTTGTCAACGGTTCCAAATGTGATATCATACTACGTCAACTGTCAGACGGTGGTCTTTTGATTGCCATTGGCGGGAAATCTCACACCATCTACTGGAAGGAGGAAGTCGCTGCTACAAGATTGTCTGTCGACTCCATGACCACTCTGTTGGAAGTCGAAAATGATCCAACCCAATTGCGTACTCCATCCCCTGGTAAATTAGTCAAATTCTCAGTTGAAAATGGTGAACACATTATCAAGGGCCAACCCTACGCAGAAATTGAAGTCATGAAAATGCAAATGCCCTTGGTTTCCCAAGAAAATGGTATTGTTCAACTACTAAAGCAACCTGGGTCTACCATTGTTGCAGGTGACATCATGGCTATTTTGACTCTTGATGATCCATCCAAGGTTAAGCACGCTCTACCATTTGAAGGTATGCTTCCAGACTTCGGTTCTCCAGTTATTGAAGGTACCAAGCCTGCttacaaattcaaatctttggTGTCCACTTTAGAAAATATCTTGAAGGGTTATGACAACCAAGTCATTATGAACGCCTCTTTACAACAATTAATTGAAGTCTTGAGAAATCCAAAACTGCCTTATTCCGAATGGAAACTACATGTCTCCGCCTTACATTCGAGACTGCCTGCTAAGCTAGATGAGCAAATGGAAGAATTGGTCTCGCGTTCTTTAAGACGTGCTGCTGTTTTCCCAGCCAGACAATTGGGCAAACTCATCGACACGGCCGTTAAGAACCCTGAATACAACCCTGATAAGTTGTTGGGACCTGTTGTGGAACCATTAACAGATATCGCTCAAAAATACTCCAACGGGTTGGAAGCTCATGAACACTCTATTTTCGTTCATTTCTTAGATGAATATTATCAAGTTGAAGTATTATTCAATGGTCCAAATGTCCgtgaagaaaacatcatcTTGAAATTGCGTGAcgaaaattcaaaagacttGGATAAGGTTGCCTTGACTGTTTTGTCTCACTCAAAGGTCTCGGCTAAAAATAACCTGATCTTAGCCATCTTGAAGCATTACCAACCATTGTGTAAACTGTCTTCAAAAGTGTCCTCTATTTTCTCTACTCCACTGCAACACATCGTTGAATTGGAATCCAAGGCTACCGCTAAGGTCGCTCTTCAAGCAAGAGAAATCTTGATTCAAGGTGCTTTGCCATCCGTCAAGGAAAGAACTGAACAAATTGAACACATCTTAAAATCATCTGTTGTTAAAGTTGCCTATGGTTCATCCAATCCAAAACGTTCCGAACCAGATATGAATATCTTGAAGGACTTGATTGATTCTAATTACGTCGTTTTTGATGTCTtacttcaatttttgaCTCACCAGGATCCGGTTGTtactgctgctgctgcccAAGTCTACATTCGTCGTGCTTACCGTGCTTACACTATTGGTGAAATCAGAGTGCACGAAGGTGTAACAGTTCCAATTGTTGAATGGAAGTTCCAATTGCCTTCAGCTGCCTTCTCTACCTTCCCTACCGTTAAATCTAAAATGGGTATRAATAGAGCTGTCTCTGTTTCTGATTTGTCATACGTCGCCAACAGTCAATCATCTCCTTTGAGAGAAGGTATTTTGATGGCCGTTGACCATTTAGATGATGTCGATGAAATCTTGCCTCAAAGCTTGGAAGTTATTCCTCGTCACCAACTTTCTTCCAGCGGCCCCGCCCCTGATCGTTCTGGTAGTTCTGCATCCTTGAGTAACGTTGCTAACGTTTGTGTTGGTTCTACTGAAGGATTTGAATCCGAAGAGGATATTTTGTTAAGATTGAGAGAAATCTTAGATTTGAATAAGCAAGAATTAATCAATGCTGCCATTCGTCGTATCACATTCATGTTTGGTTTCAAGGATGGCTCTTATCCAAAGTACTATACTTTTAATGGTCCAAACTATAgcgaaaatgaaacaattcGTCACATTGAACCAGCTTTGGCTTTCCAATTGGAATTAGGAAGATTATCCAATTTCAACATTAAGCCAATATTCACTGATAACAGGAATATCCATGTCTACGAAGCTGTTAGTAAGACATCTCCATTAGATAAGAGATTCTTTACAAGAGGTATTATTAGAACTGGGCATATCCGTGATGACATTTCTATCCCAGAATATTTAACTTCAGAAGCTAATAGATTGATGAGTGACATCTTGGATAACTTGGAAGTTACCGATACTTCAAACTCCGATTTGAACCACATCTTCATTAATTTCATTGCTGTCTTTGATATCTCTCCAGAAGATGTTGAAGCCGCTTTTGGTGGTTTCTTGGAAAGATTTGGTAAGAGATTATTGAGATTGCGTGTTTCTTCTGCTGAAATTAGAATCATCATCAAGGATCCACAAACAGGTGCTCCTGTGCCATTGCGTGCTTTGATCAATAATGTTTCTGGTTATGTCATTAAGACTGAAATGTACACTGAAGTTAAGAATGCAAAGGGTGAATGGGTATTCAAGTCCTTGGGTAAGCCAGGATCCATGCACTTAAGACCTATTGCTACGCCTTACGCTGTTAAGGAATGGTTGCAACCAAAACGTTACAAGGCACATTTGATGGGTACCACATATGTTTATGATTTTCCAGAATTGTTCCGTCAAGCTTCGTCCTCTCAATGGAAGAATTTCTCCGCAGAGACTAAGTTGGCTGACGATTTCTTTACGTCTAACGAATTaattgaagacgaaaatgGTGAATTGACTGAAGTTGAAAGAGAGCCTGGTGCCAATGCTATTGGTATGGTTGCCTTTAAGATCACTGTTAAGACACCTGAATATCCAAGAGGCCGTCAATTCGTCATTGTTGCTAACGATATCACGTTTAAGATTGGTTCCTTTGGTCCACAAGAAGATGAGTTCTTCAATAAGGTCACTGAATATGCTAGAAAGCGTGGTATTCCAAGAATTTACTTGGCTGCCAACTCTGGTGCTAGAATCGGTATGGCTGAAGAAATTGTTCCTTTATTCCAAGTTGCATGGAACGATGTTGATCATCCTGAAAACGGTTTCCAATACTTGTACTTGACTAGTGAAGGTATGGAagctttgaagaagtttgacaaagaaaattctgTTTTGACTGAACGTACTGTTACCAATGGTGAAGAAAGATTTGTCATCAAGACTATCATTGGTGCTGAAGATGGGCTAGGTGTCGAGTGTTTACGTGGTTCCGGTTTAATCGCCGGTGCTACATCAAGAGCCTACCACGACATTTTCACGATTACTTTGGTCACTTGTAGATCTGTCGGTATTGGTGCTTATTTGGTCCGTTTGGGTCAAAGAGCTATTCAAGTTGAAGGTCAACCAATCATTTTAACTGGTGCTCCAGCCATCAACAAGATGTTGGGTAGAGAAGTTTATACTTCTAATTTACAACTGGGTGGTACTCAAATTATGTACAACAATGGTGTTTCACATCTGACTGCTGTTGATGACTTAGCCGGTGTAGAAAAGATTGTCGAATGGATATCCTATATTCCAGCCAAGCGTAACATGCCAGTTCCAATTTTGGAAACTAAGGATACATGGGATAGACCAGTGGACTTCACTCCAATGCCTGGCGAATCATATGATGTCAGATGGATGATTGAAGGTCGTGAAACTGAAAATGGGTTTGAATATGGTCTATTCGATAAGGGATCattctttgaaactttGTCAGGGTGGGCTAGAggtgttgttgttggtagAGCCCGTCTTGGTGGTATTCCATTGGGTGTTATTGGTGTCGAAACAAGAACTGTAGAGAACCTTGTTCCTGCTGACCCAGCTAATCCAAATAGTGCTGAAACATTAATTCAAGAACCTGGTCAAGTTTGGCATCCAAATTCCGCTTTCAAGACTGCTCAAGCTATTAACGATTTCAATCATGGTGAACAACTGCCAATGATGATCTTGGCCAACTGGAGAGGTTTCTCCGGTGGTCAACGTGATATGTTCAACGAAGTTTTGAAGTACGGTTCGTTCATTGTCGATGCATTAGTGGACTACAAGCAACCAATTATCATCTACATCCCACCTACTGGTGAGTTAAGAGGTGGTTCATGGGTCGTTGTTGATCCAACTATCAATGCTGATCAAATGGAAATGTACGCTGATGTGAATTCTAGAGCAGGTGTTCTTGAACCACAAGGTATGGTTGGTATCAAATACCGtagagaaaaattattagaCACCATGAACAGATTGGATGATAAATACAGGGAATTGAGATCTAAATTGACCGACAAGAGCTTAACACCAGAATTACATCAACAAATCTCTAAGCAATTAGCAGACCGTGAAAGAGAACTACTGCCAATTTATGGACAAATCAGTATTCAATTTGCCGATTTGCACGACAGATCATCACGTATGGTGGCCAAGGGTGTTATCTCCAAGGAGTTGCAATGGACCGAAGCACGtcgtttcttcttctggagaTTAAGAAGAAGACTGAATGAAGAATATTTGATCAAGAGATTGAGCAATGAAATGAACGAGGCTTCGAGATTGGAAAAGATTGCTAGAATTAGATCCTGGTACCCAGCCTCAGTGGACCATGATAATGATAGACAAGTGGCTACTTGgattgaagaaaattacAAGACTTTGGACGATAAACTAAAGAGCTTGAAATTAGAAACCTTTGCCCAAGATTTAGCTAAGAAGATCAGAAACGATCACGACAATGCCATTGATGGATTATCTGAAGTTATCAAGATGTTATCTACTGacgataaagaaaaattgctAAAAAACATGAAATGA
- the TIM23 gene encoding protein transporter TIM23, protein MSWFSGNNTPAADAAAVADTGKPKELSLKQSLGFEPNINNIIAGPGGLHVDSARLHPLAGLDKGVEYLDLEEEQLSSLEGSQGLIPSRGWTDDMCYGTGAVYLLGLGAGGLSGMMQGLKNIPPNSPAKLQLNTVLNHITKRGPFLGNNAGILALSYNIVNSTIDALRGKHDAAGSIGAGALTGALFKSSKGLKPMGYSSAMVAAACAVWCSVKKTLLQK, encoded by the coding sequence ATGTCGTGGTTTTCCGGAAACAACACGCCAGCCGCTGACGCGGCGGCGGTCGCCGACACAGGCAAGCCCAAGGAGCTGTCGCTGAAGCAGAGTCTGGGCTTCGAGCCgaacatcaacaacataATAGCGGGTCCCGGGGGGCTCCACGTCGACAGCGCCAGGCTGCACCCCTTGGCGGGCCTGGACAAGGGCGTGGAGTACCTGGACCTGGAGGAAGAGCAGTTGTCTTCGCTGGAGGGCTCCCAGGGTCTGATCCCGTCCCGTGGGTGGACCGATGACATGTGCTACGGCACTGGGGCCGTGTATCTGCTGGGGCTCGGTGCCGGGGGCCTTTCCGGGATGATGCAGGGTCTGAAGAACATCCCGCCCAACAGCCCGGCCAAGCTGCAGTTGAACACGGTGCTGAACCACATCACCAAGCGCGGGCCCTTCCTGGGCAACAACGCGGGCATCCTGGCGCTGAGCTACAACATCGTCAACTCCACCATCGACGCACTCAGAGGCAAGCACGACGCCGCGGGCTCCATCGGCGCAGGGGCCCTCACGGGCGCCCTGTTCAAGTCTTCCAAGGGCCTGAAGCCGATGGGCTACTCCTCCGCCATGGTGGCCGCTGCGTGCGCCGTCTGGTGCTCCGTCAAGAAAACACTGCTTCAAAAATGA
- the RCF2 gene encoding Rcf2p yields the protein MKILTQDEIEAHSSHTIKGGIEGALAGFAISAVIFKVLPRRYPKFKPSTLTWSIKTALWITPPTVLTAICAEQASNSFDATMYGSGASSEDALDEHRRWRALSTKDKFVEGLSNNKYKIITGAWAASLYGSWVLVNKDQIMTRAQKIVQARMYAQFITVGLLLASVGLSMYENKLHPNKQKVNEMRRWENALKVAEEEEKLEKEGRRTGFVSNEERINSKIFKS from the coding sequence ATGAAGATTTTAACACAAGACGAAATCGAAGCGCACAGCTCGCACACAATAAAAGGTGGTATCGAGGGGGCCCTTGCCGGGTTCGCCATCTCCGCCGTGATCTTTAAAGTCCTTCCCAGACGGTATCCGAAGTTCAAGCCCTCAACGCTGACGTGGTCGATAAAAACAGCCCTCTGGATCACCCCGCCCACGGTCCTGACCGCCATCTGCGCCGAACAGGCGTCGAACAGCTTCGATGCCACCATGTACGGGTCCGGGGCCTCTTCCGAGGACGCCCTGGACGAACACCGCAGATGGAGGGCCTTGAGCACGAAGGACAAGTTCGTCGAGGGCCTGTCTAACAACAAGTACAAGATCATCACGGGTGCGTGGGCAGCCTCGCTGTACGGGTCGTGGGTACTCGTCAACAAGGACCAAATCATGACCAGGGCCCAGAAGATCGTCCAGGCAAGAATGTACGCGCAATTCATCACCGTCGGTCTGCTGTTGGCCTCTGTCGGGTTGAGCATGTACGAGAACAAGCTGCACCCAAACAAGCAGAAGGTCAACGAGATGCGCCGCTGGGAAAATGCCCTGAAGGTTgccgaagaagaagagaagctTGAGAAGGAGGGCCGTAGGACTGGGTTCGTTTCCAACGAGGAGAGAATCAACTCCAAGATCTTCAAGTCGTGA
- the ARE2 gene encoding sterol acyltransferase, protein MDKNKDLLENEQFLRIQKLNASDAGRRRSILVDNEDELYGLGSGSSSSGSEHEDEQPAKSTTTTTTTTTTTTAATQNHSADDVAFIPGTTADNTETVTQVVETDDNVFKTXVQTLSSKEKSRYRKGSSDFISFFDDMAFENRPSILDGSVNDPFKTKFVGPTLEKEIRKREKELMAMRKDLHHGKPAPDADTPGLDASTTSITTTAPASVASPETVVTIETTILSSNFSGLYVAFWMAIAFGAVKALIDYYYQHNGSFKDSEILKFMTTNLSTVALIDLIMYLSTYFVVGIQYLCKWRVLNWSSTGWAFTSIYELLFVGFFMYLTENILKLHWLSKIFLFLHSLVLLMKMHSYAFYNGYLWGIKQELQFSKSALAKYKDSVNDPEVIDALEKSCEFCSFELNSQSLNDQKQKFPNNINVSNFFMFTMFPTLIYQIEYPRTKEIRWAYVLEKICAIFGTIFLMMIDAQILMHPVAMRALAVRNSEWTGIMDRLLKWAGLLVDIVPGFIVMYILDFYLIWDAILNCVAELTRFGDRYFYGDWWNCVSWADFSRIWNIPVHKFLLRHVYHSSMSSFKLNKSQATLMTFFLSSVVHELAMYVIFKRLRFYLFFFQMLQVPLVALTNTKYMKDRTVIGNVIFWLGICMGPSVMCTLYLTF, encoded by the coding sequence ATGGACAAGAACAAGGATCTACTGGAGAACGAGCAATTTCTCCGCATCCAAAAACTAAATGCCAGCGACGCCGGCAGAAGACGGTCCATACTAGTGGACAACGAGGACGAGCTGTACGGGCTGGGCTCCGGCAGCAGTTCATCTGGCAGCGAGCACGAGGACGAACAGCCTGCCAAGAGCACTACCACGACTACGACCACGACCACGACCACGACCGCGGCTACGCAGAACCACAGCGCCGACGACGTTGCATTCATCCCGGGCACGACTGCGGACAACACAGAAACAGTAACACAGGTGGTTGAAACAGACGACAACGTGTTCAAGACGMACGTTCAGACCCTGAGCTCCAAGGAGAAGTCGAGGTACAGAAAGGGCTCGTCTGACTTCATCTCTTTCTTCGACGACATGGCATTCGAAAACAGGCCCAGTATACTGGACGGGTCCGTGAACGACCCCTTCAAGACCAAGTTCGTGGGACCCACGTTGGAGAAGGAGATCAGGAAGAGAGAGAAGGAGCTCATGGCCATGCGTAAAGATCTGCATCACGGCAAGCCCGCTCCGGATGCCGACACACCGGGCCTGGACGCCTCTACCACCTCCATCACCACCACCGCCCCTGCCTCGGTCGCCAGCCCAGAGACGGTCGTTACCATCGAGACTACCATCCTCTCTTCCAACTTCTCCGGGCTGTACGTGGCGTTCTGGATGGCAATTGCATTTGGTGCTGTGAAGGCTTTGATAGACTACTACTACCAGCACAACGGCAGCTTTAAGGACTCAGAGATTCTGAAGTTCATGACTACAAACCTGTCCACTGTCGCTTTGATCGACCTCATAATGTACTTGAGCACCTATTTCGTCGTAGGAATACAATACTTGTGCAAATGGCGGGTTTTGAATTGGAGCTCAACTGGCTGGGCTTTCACCTCGATCTATGAGTTACTTTTTGTCGGGTTCTTCATGTACCTGACAGAaaacattttgaaattgcaTTGGCTATCGAAgatcttcctctttttgCATTCTTTGGTCCTGTTGATGAAAATGCATTCGTATGCCTTCTACAATGGCTACCTGTGGGGGATAAAGCAGGAGCTgcagttttccaaaagcGCTCTGGCCAAATACAAGGATTCTGTAAACGATCCAGAGGTTATTGACGCTCTTGAGAAAAGTTGCGAGTTCTGTAGTTTTGAACTAAACTCCCAATCCTTGAACGACCAGAAGCAGAAATTCCCCAACAATATCAACGtgagcaatttcttcatgTTCACCATGTTCCCCACCTTAATCTACCAAATCGAGTATCCAAGAACTAAAGAAATCAGATGGGCTTATGTGctagaaaaaatttgcgCCATCTTCGGTACCATTTTCCTAATGATGATCGATGCTCAGATCTTGATGCACCCTGTCGCAATGAGGGCCTTAGCCGTACGCAATTCCGAATGGACTGGAATAATGGACAGACTACTCAAATGGGCTGGATTGCTCGTAGACATTGTCCCCGGGTTCATCGTGATGTACATCTTGGATTTCTATTTGATTTGGGATGCCATTTTGAATTGTGTGGCAGAATTGACCAGGTTCGGCGACAGGTACTTCTACGGTGATTGGTGGAATTGTGTCAGTTGGGCTGATTTCAGCAGAATTTGGAACATCCCAGTGCATAAGTTTTTGTTAAGACATGTTTACCACAGCTCTATGAGTTCGTTCAAGCTGAACAAGAGCCAGGCAACCTTGATGACCTTTTTCTTAAGCTCCGTCGTCCACGAGTTGGCCATGTACGTTATCTTCAAGAGACTGAGATTCtacttgttcttctttcaaatgCTCCAAGTACCATTGGTGGCCTTGACCAACACCAAGTACATGAAAGACAGAACCGTCATCGGTAACGTTATTTTCTGGCTGGGCATTTGTATGGGACCCAGTGTCATGTGCACGTTGTACTTGACATTTTAA
- the ATP23 gene encoding putative metalloprotease — translation MGVDNNDNGFEWWRRTMQYKTGLGLTPEEKGRYEEDSKARALKKECLRCYEHRDWMLKYSPTVRFMVQALTKLNKGSESKFDESKIICDYCPDWKSGGFHPELGILLCQNRLRDKWHLEDTLSHELVHYFDDLKWQVDWLNLKHHACSEIRASSLSGECRFWEEFKRRGFSTGFHVARGHQDCVKRRATISVSGNPNCESKEHAAKIVDEVWDSCFADTRPFDEIYR, via the coding sequence ATGGGTGTCgacaataatgataacgGATTTGAGTGGTGGAGACGAACCATGCAGTACAAGACTGGTTTAGGTCTGACGCCGGAGGAGAAAGGCCGATATGAGGAAGACTCTAAAGCTCGGGCACTGAAGAAGGAATGTCTTCGATGCTACGAGCATCGAGATTGGATGCTTAAGTACTCCCCCACGGTCCGCTTTATGGTGCAAGCACTCACAAAGCTGAATAAGGGTAGTGAGAGCAAATTCGATGAGTCCAAGATCATTTGCGATTACTGTCCCGATTGGAAGAGTGGAGGGTTCCACCCTGAGCTAGGTATCCTGTTGTGTCAGAACCGGCTGCGTGACAAGTGGCACTTGGAGGACACGCTTTCGCACGAGCTGGTCCATTATTTTGACGATTTGAAATGGCAGGTAGATTGGTTGAATTTGAAGCACCATGCATGTTCGGAGATCAGGGCCTCTTCGTTGAGTGGGGAGTGCAGATTTTGGGAGGAGTTCAAGAGAAGAGGGTTCAGCACCGGGTTCCACGTGGCAAGAGGCCATCAAGACTGTGTGAAGAGAAGAGCTACAATCAGTGTCTCAGGTAACCCCAACTGTGAAAGTAAGGAGCATGCTGCGAAGATCGTGGACGAAGTCTGGGATAGTTGTTTTGCAGATACGAGACCGTTTGATGAGATTTACAGGTGA